In the genome of Oxalobacter aliiformigenes, one region contains:
- the lplT gene encoding lysophospholipid transporter LplT, whose protein sequence is MNKGFYSVMAAEFFSSLADNALLIVAIALLAQMNAAPWMTPLLRLFFVMSYVGLAAFVGAFADALPKGKVMFITNTVKFCGCSLIFAGVHPLLAYAIVGLGAAAYSPAKYGILTELLPAEKLVIANGWIEGLTVTSIVMGTVLGGALINKHVSAFLLDHMTFAGSPAAAALVVIMGVYVLAALFNLRIPDTGARYAKQPINPVLLVRNFYHSFSTLWHDKLGQISLAVTTLFWGAGATLQFIVLKWAQHSLGLTLDKAAFLQGIVAVGIAAGAVSAAKFIKLRQSLKVMPLGVAMGIVVMVMTLVHTVYLAYPLLVLVGALAGFFVVPMNALLQHRGHVLLSAGHSIAVQNFNENLSILTMLGVYSLLVSLDLSVNAVIIIFGSFVSAMMLLVMYWHAHNQKIQDSLHLIGEEKRH, encoded by the coding sequence ATGAACAAGGGCTTTTATTCCGTCATGGCCGCGGAATTCTTTTCTTCACTGGCCGACAATGCACTTCTGATCGTTGCCATTGCTCTGCTGGCGCAAATGAATGCCGCACCGTGGATGACGCCGCTGTTGAGGCTTTTTTTCGTGATGTCCTACGTCGGGCTTGCCGCTTTTGTCGGCGCTTTTGCCGATGCACTGCCCAAAGGCAAGGTCATGTTCATCACCAACACGGTCAAATTCTGCGGTTGCAGCCTGATTTTCGCCGGTGTCCATCCCCTCCTGGCCTATGCTATCGTCGGGCTGGGTGCTGCCGCGTATTCTCCGGCCAAGTACGGTATTCTGACCGAGCTGCTGCCGGCCGAAAAACTGGTGATCGCCAATGGCTGGATCGAGGGGTTGACTGTTACTTCGATTGTTATGGGGACTGTTCTGGGGGGGGCGTTGATCAACAAGCATGTCTCCGCTTTCCTTCTCGATCACATGACGTTTGCCGGTTCGCCGGCTGCCGCCGCGCTGGTCGTGATCATGGGTGTCTATGTTTTGGCTGCCCTGTTCAATCTGAGGATTCCCGACACCGGTGCGCGTTACGCCAAACAGCCGATCAATCCGGTACTGCTCGTCAGGAATTTCTATCACAGCTTTTCGACACTCTGGCATGACAAGCTTGGACAAATTTCCCTTGCCGTGACGACCCTTTTCTGGGGAGCGGGCGCGACTCTCCAGTTTATCGTGCTGAAATGGGCACAGCATTCACTGGGACTGACGCTGGACAAGGCCGCTTTCCTTCAGGGAATCGTGGCGGTCGGCATTGCGGCCGGCGCCGTTTCCGCCGCCAAATTCATCAAGCTCAGACAGTCGCTCAAGGTCATGCCTTTGGGGGTGGCAATGGGTATCGTCGTCATGGTCATGACACTGGTGCATACCGTTTATCTGGCCTATCCGCTTCTGGTGCTCGTCGGAGCGCTGGCAGGTTTTTTCGTCGTTCCGATGAACGCGCTTCTGCAACATCGCGGGCATGTACTGCTGTCTGCGGGCCATTCGATCGCTGTCCAGAATTTCAATGAAAACCTGTCGATTCTGACCATGCTGGGTGTCTATTCCCTGCTGGTTTCCCTGGATCTGTCCGTCAATGCCGTGATTATCATATTCGGGAGTTTCGTCTCCGCCATGATGCTGCTGGTCATGTACTGGCATGCCCATAACCAGAAAATCCAGGATTCCCTGCATCTGATCGGAGAAGAAAAGCGCCACTGA
- a CDS encoding CoA-binding protein, whose translation MIVKDQEGIKEILKNNHVVAIVGYSANEEKGAHYVPKFLKEHGYQIVPVNPTVTEGLGEKAYASLKDIPFPVDVVDCFRRPDAMPEIAREAVAIGAKVLWMQKGIENEEAAKIASDAGLKVVSDRCMLEQYTELFLK comes from the coding sequence ATGATCGTTAAAGACCAGGAAGGCATCAAGGAAATACTGAAGAACAACCACGTAGTCGCCATTGTCGGCTATTCCGCCAACGAGGAAAAGGGGGCGCATTATGTGCCGAAATTCCTGAAAGAACACGGTTATCAGATCGTTCCCGTCAATCCGACCGTCACCGAAGGACTGGGAGAAAAAGCCTATGCTTCCCTGAAAGACATTCCTTTCCCGGTCGATGTCGTCGACTGTTTCCGCCGTCCGGACGCCATGCCGGAAATCGCCCGTGAAGCGGTCGCCATCGGAGCCAAGGTATTGTGGATGCAAAAGGGCATCGAAAACGAGGAAGCCGCCAAAATCGCCAGCGATGCCGGCCTAAAGGTCGTTTCCGACCGTTGCATGCTGGAACAGTACACCGAGCTGTTCCTGAAATAA
- a CDS encoding ExbD/TolR family protein, with the protein MAFGGGLDDQEDVVSEINVTPLVDVMLVLLVIFILTVPVLTQSVGVDLPRADKVNTVVNPVAVTVSVNADGTVLWDGVPVDDAKLARVLQNAAQTDPQPEIRLYGDRKAAYEHVVRVMAAAQKAGIEKLGFVTQPRQ; encoded by the coding sequence ATGGCATTCGGTGGCGGCCTGGATGATCAGGAAGATGTGGTGAGTGAAATCAACGTGACGCCTCTGGTGGATGTCATGCTGGTTCTGCTCGTCATTTTCATTCTGACGGTTCCGGTACTGACGCAGTCGGTCGGCGTCGATTTGCCAAGAGCGGACAAGGTGAACACGGTCGTTAATCCGGTGGCCGTGACGGTATCCGTCAACGCGGACGGAACGGTTTTATGGGACGGTGTTCCGGTAGACGATGCAAAACTTGCCAGGGTACTGCAAAATGCGGCGCAGACCGATCCGCAACCCGAAATCCGGCTTTACGGCGACAGAAAGGCAGCGTATGAGCATGTTGTCCGCGTGATGGCCGCCGCACAGAAGGCGGGGATCGAAAAACTGGGATTCGTGACGCAACCGCGCCAATGA
- a CDS encoding MarR family winged helix-turn-helix transcriptional regulator: protein MITDEIFYRHFTLVQQENRIYAEWCKKRGISYTWLIILDTMLRAEKDIEPAMLSGTLFIPRQTITSLLDQLEKNGLIRREPHPADRRRTRLYLTEKGHDTITAILKELAVHEDAVIDEISREEMATFNRIYSTIVEKLQKRLIHDK from the coding sequence ATGATTACCGATGAAATTTTTTACCGTCATTTCACCCTCGTCCAGCAGGAAAACCGCATCTACGCCGAATGGTGCAAAAAGCGCGGCATATCGTATACCTGGCTGATCATTCTCGATACGATGCTCAGAGCAGAAAAGGACATCGAGCCGGCCATGCTTTCCGGCACGCTTTTCATTCCACGCCAGACCATCACAAGCCTTCTGGACCAGCTTGAGAAAAACGGACTGATCCGCCGTGAACCGCATCCGGCCGACCGCCGCAGAACCAGGCTGTATCTGACAGAAAAAGGACACGATACCATTACGGCCATCCTGAAAGAACTGGCCGTCCATGAAGACGCCGTCATCGATGAGATCTCACGTGAAGAAATGGCGACCTTCAACCGGATCTATTCAACGATCGTCGAAAAACTGCAAAAGAGGCTTATCCATGACAAGTAA
- a CDS encoding CoA-binding protein: MLVKDPQEIRKILEETKTIAVVGFSDDPGRGAAYYVPKHMHEAGYRIIPVNPGLTEGLGERCYPSLGDIPESISVDMVNCFRRPEFIPDIARQAVAIGAKVLWMQMGITSAEAVEIASDAGLKVVQSLCLMKEYNRLLG, encoded by the coding sequence ATGCTTGTGAAAGACCCTCAGGAAATCAGAAAAATACTGGAAGAAACGAAAACCATCGCCGTCGTCGGCTTTTCCGACGATCCCGGAAGAGGAGCCGCTTATTATGTGCCAAAACACATGCACGAAGCGGGTTACCGGATCATTCCGGTCAATCCCGGCCTGACGGAAGGACTGGGGGAAAGATGCTATCCCTCCCTTGGAGACATTCCGGAAAGCATATCCGTCGATATGGTGAATTGCTTCCGGCGACCCGAATTCATCCCCGATATCGCCAGACAGGCTGTCGCCATCGGCGCGAAAGTGCTCTGGATGCAGATGGGCATCACCAGCGCGGAAGCGGTCGAAATCGCGTCGGACGCCGGCCTGAAAGTCGTGCAGAGTCTTTGCCTCATGAAAGAATACAACCGGCTGTTGGGATAA
- the tsaB gene encoding tRNA (adenosine(37)-N6)-threonylcarbamoyltransferase complex dimerization subunit type 1 TsaB: MSTIIAIDTSSDIASVALMCGETVQSASSEGFSNHSLTALPMLQKLLEKNSLTVAGCDAIAFGCGPGSFTGLRTACGIAQGLSFATSLPVIPVVTLEAMAQTCHEKTGATDVLSLLDARMHEVYWAQYRYENGRWKTVTEPSLGSASGVTPEGKPVFCGNGLSAYAGELAPVAGESLRYPDIYPHAEAIARLGKIRLERGETVTAKEIQPLYLRNKVALKTAERLAIKEKTA, translated from the coding sequence ATGTCTACGATAATTGCCATTGATACTTCATCCGATATCGCCTCCGTCGCCCTGATGTGCGGTGAAACAGTCCAATCCGCCTCAAGCGAAGGTTTCTCGAATCATTCGCTCACGGCACTGCCCATGTTGCAAAAGCTGCTCGAAAAAAACAGCCTGACTGTCGCCGGCTGCGACGCCATCGCCTTCGGATGCGGCCCTGGATCTTTCACGGGCCTGCGTACGGCATGTGGAATCGCGCAAGGTCTGTCTTTCGCGACGTCGCTGCCGGTCATCCCGGTCGTGACACTTGAGGCCATGGCGCAAACCTGCCATGAAAAGACAGGCGCAACCGATGTGCTCTCCCTGCTGGATGCCCGGATGCACGAGGTTTACTGGGCGCAGTACCGATACGAAAACGGCCGTTGGAAAACTGTCACGGAACCGTCTCTGGGTTCCGCATCCGGCGTGACACCGGAAGGAAAACCGGTATTTTGCGGAAACGGCCTGTCCGCCTATGCCGGCGAACTGGCTCCCGTCGCCGGAGAATCCCTGCGATATCCGGATATCTATCCCCATGCCGAAGCGATCGCACGGCTGGGAAAAATCCGTCTGGAGAGGGGAGAAACGGTTACGGCAAAAGAAATCCAGCCACTGTATCTGCGCAACAAGGTTGCCCTGAAAACGGCTGAACGGCTGGCCATCAAGGAAAAAACGGCATGA
- a CDS encoding methylated-DNA--[protein]-cysteine S-methyltransferase, with amino-acid sequence MTENMIENGDFPVLQVTGKWPDDYFCRKKTSVSALLLAPEKTGFRQAVRNILCGEVMGTMKSPENGRSDRDATHVRPGGRLRGRHNPVFIIIPCHRVVGSNNSLTGHTGGLSLKIGLQEHERGIYPVFCSFQRNGIMESTRL; translated from the coding sequence GTGACGGAAAACATGATCGAAAACGGGGATTTTCCCGTTTTGCAGGTCACCGGAAAATGGCCGGATGATTATTTCTGCAGGAAAAAAACGTCTGTCTCCGCCTTGCTACTGGCGCCGGAAAAAACCGGATTCCGTCAGGCCGTCCGGAATATTCTATGTGGTGAAGTGATGGGAACGATGAAATCGCCCGAAAATGGCCGTTCTGACAGGGATGCCACGCATGTCCGGCCAGGCGGTCGGTTGCGCGGCAGGCATAACCCGGTTTTCATCATTATTCCCTGTCATCGTGTCGTCGGCTCCAATAACAGTCTGACCGGCCATACCGGCGGCCTATCGCTGAAAATCGGTTTGCAGGAACACGAGAGGGGGATATATCCCGTTTTCTGTTCTTTCCAGAGGAATGGCATTATGGAATCCACGCGGTTATAA
- a CDS encoding multidrug effflux MFS transporter produces the protein MAAERNTTSEKTNSRLFLLIAMGMMSAFGPFVTDLYLPGLPALATYFGTTTSWVQLSLTSSMVGLASGQLLIGPASDKYGRRGPLVLSMILFIVSTAACLLAWNIESFVFFRVFQGIAGAGGVVISKSVAADLYQGRELNDFFSLLMVINGLAPIVAPVIGGFVMRYTDWEGIFIILLAIGIVLFGVSMHFRESLPKERRIPGSVFNSFGKFVPIVQNGGFMNYVWIQMFSMGVFFTYIASSPFLIQEHFRLDAFAYSICFAVNASGMIVGSRITPRFSSVFSALKSGVYGLCLSCLAFVAVLLFDGSFYLMETLLFVMMNFLGMILPTSTSLALTLERDNAGGASAVIGFCMFLFGAIVSPMTGFGPMITSISVMTLLCCLLALLFLFIAKKRSGQSA, from the coding sequence ATGGCCGCTGAACGGAATACGACTTCAGAAAAAACGAATTCCCGCCTGTTTCTGCTGATCGCGATGGGCATGATGTCCGCTTTCGGACCTTTCGTCACGGATCTTTATCTGCCCGGTCTTCCGGCGCTGGCCACCTATTTCGGCACGACCACATCATGGGTACAGCTGAGCCTGACATCAAGCATGGTGGGACTGGCTTCGGGCCAACTGCTGATCGGTCCGGCAAGCGACAAATACGGGCGAAGAGGGCCGCTGGTTCTGTCGATGATCCTGTTCATCGTTTCGACCGCCGCCTGTCTGCTCGCCTGGAACATCGAGTCCTTCGTCTTCTTCAGGGTATTCCAGGGCATCGCAGGAGCCGGAGGTGTCGTCATTTCCAAATCCGTCGCCGCCGACCTCTATCAGGGACGTGAACTGAACGACTTTTTTTCCCTGCTCATGGTGATCAACGGACTGGCACCGATCGTCGCGCCGGTCATCGGCGGATTCGTCATGAGATATACCGACTGGGAAGGCATCTTCATCATCCTGCTGGCAATCGGCATCGTCCTGTTCGGCGTCAGCATGCATTTCAGGGAATCCCTGCCGAAAGAACGGCGGATACCGGGCAGCGTATTCAATTCCTTCGGGAAATTCGTTCCGATCGTCCAAAACGGCGGTTTCATGAACTATGTCTGGATACAGATGTTTTCCATGGGCGTCTTTTTCACCTATATCGCGTCATCGCCTTTCCTGATCCAGGAACATTTCCGGCTCGACGCTTTTGCCTACAGCATCTGTTTCGCCGTCAACGCTTCCGGCATGATCGTCGGCAGCCGGATCACGCCACGGTTTTCCAGTGTGTTTTCCGCCCTGAAATCCGGCGTCTACGGACTGTGTCTTTCCTGTCTCGCCTTTGTGGCCGTACTGCTTTTCGACGGATCGTTTTATCTGATGGAAACGCTGTTGTTCGTCATGATGAATTTTCTCGGCATGATCCTGCCGACCTCGACGTCACTGGCCTTGACGCTCGAACGGGACAATGCCGGTGGCGCTTCCGCCGTCATCGGTTTCTGCATGTTCCTGTTCGGCGCCATCGTCTCGCCCATGACAGGATTCGGCCCCATGATCACATCCATCAGCGTCATGACCCTGTTGTGCTGTCTGCTGGCACTGCTGTTTCTTTTCATCGCGAAAAAACGTTCCGGCCAGTCCGCCTGA
- the rimI gene encoding ribosomal protein S18-alanine N-acetyltransferase encodes MSDTNRTEDMDTSSCYAADGEILTFSPMLFKDLHEVYYIEQSVFSYHWTYPNFESSVAIGNHGCVLRNEAGKMIGYFIAMEAVDEMHLLKIAVAEEFHGKGYGRLLMDRVVDFARELEMESMILEVRPTNDPAVALYKNTGFQTIGVRKGYYADTREDALVMRLVL; translated from the coding sequence ATGAGCGACACGAACCGGACAGAAGATATGGACACTTCATCCTGTTATGCGGCTGACGGGGAAATCCTGACATTTTCCCCGATGCTGTTCAAGGATCTGCATGAAGTCTATTACATCGAACAAAGCGTCTTTTCCTACCACTGGACATACCCCAACTTCGAGAGTTCCGTAGCGATAGGAAATCACGGCTGCGTACTCCGCAACGAAGCGGGAAAAATGATCGGTTATTTCATTGCCATGGAAGCGGTCGATGAAATGCACCTTCTGAAAATTGCCGTGGCTGAAGAATTCCACGGAAAGGGATACGGCCGTCTGCTGATGGACAGGGTCGTCGATTTCGCCCGTGAACTGGAAATGGAATCCATGATTCTGGAAGTTCGCCCGACCAATGATCCGGCTGTCGCCCTTTACAAAAACACGGGATTCCAGACGATCGGTGTCCGCAAGGGATATTACGCCGACACCAGGGAGGATGCACTTGTCATGAGGCTGGTACTATGA
- a CDS encoding energy transducer TonB — protein sequence MEKADNPFRKPRQIRFMSREGWISLAAVLSVHLFLAGWIGWGNDGGVPEMAAPMTGMLLAGDGGGGNGGGSGGQAGKKAGTGKMLPKEVTDVSGKTATGLSGQTGKKKATGSHGGDMDRMPASKPAMPDRKTSSVVSPEKTDDAAGSTGVSGGKSGEDGGGNPFGGVSAYGDGHGNGGDGNGSGYGYGGTGRGNGSGNGSGDFSGPYGGAGSSGNPKPPYPAVSRRMGEEGVVVLSVMIEADGTVSDVKLKHSSGFPRLDASALKTVRHWRYVPARKNGRPVAFRYVQPIRFSLDD from the coding sequence ATGGAAAAAGCCGACAATCCGTTTCGGAAACCGCGTCAGATACGGTTCATGTCCCGTGAGGGCTGGATCAGCCTCGCTGCCGTACTGTCGGTTCACCTGTTTCTGGCGGGATGGATCGGATGGGGAAATGACGGCGGTGTTCCGGAAATGGCCGCACCCATGACAGGCATGCTGCTTGCCGGAGACGGTGGCGGCGGGAACGGGGGCGGTTCCGGTGGGCAGGCCGGGAAAAAGGCGGGAACGGGCAAGATGTTGCCGAAGGAAGTGACGGACGTATCCGGAAAGACGGCAACCGGACTGTCCGGTCAGACCGGAAAGAAAAAGGCGACCGGGAGTCACGGCGGGGATATGGATCGCATGCCGGCGTCAAAGCCGGCGATGCCTGACAGGAAAACGTCATCTGTCGTGTCGCCGGAAAAGACGGATGACGCAGCGGGTTCCACCGGTGTTTCCGGGGGGAAATCGGGTGAGGATGGTGGAGGAAATCCGTTTGGCGGTGTATCCGCTTACGGAGATGGGCATGGGAATGGCGGTGACGGCAACGGCAGCGGGTACGGATATGGCGGAACCGGCAGAGGAAACGGATCAGGGAACGGTTCGGGTGATTTTTCCGGGCCGTATGGCGGGGCCGGTTCTTCGGGGAATCCCAAACCGCCCTACCCGGCTGTTTCCCGCCGGATGGGAGAAGAAGGCGTGGTGGTTTTGTCGGTCATGATCGAGGCGGATGGAACCGTCAGTGACGTGAAGCTGAAACACTCGAGCGGTTTTCCGCGACTGGATGCGTCGGCGCTGAAAACGGTTCGGCACTGGCGGTATGTTCCCGCAAGAAAAAATGGCAGGCCGGTGGCTTTCCGTTATGTGCAGCCGATCCGGTTTTCCCTGGACGATTGA
- a CDS encoding MotA/TolQ/ExbB proton channel family protein, whose protein sequence is MENNPYGMLALWNQGGWVIRFVAIVLFGMSVVSWTIIVVRAWKACKLSGLSKRVRLFWLAPSFQEGLRTLETRPADNPFHALATEGMVAATQYTDGPEKLRERMGMAEWLTENLRGCIDESMAKMQDGLSVLASIGATAPFIGLFGTVWGIYHALVSIGISGQASIDRIAGPVGESLVMTALGLAVAIPAVLGYNALGRINRRMAGELNRFARQLYGWFLTGSPVVPENVRPEEN, encoded by the coding sequence ATGGAAAACAATCCTTACGGTATGCTGGCCCTGTGGAACCAGGGCGGATGGGTCATCCGGTTTGTCGCGATAGTCCTTTTTGGCATGTCGGTCGTTTCATGGACGATCATCGTCGTGCGGGCCTGGAAAGCCTGCAAACTGTCCGGCCTTTCGAAGCGGGTCAGGCTTTTCTGGCTGGCGCCTTCCTTTCAGGAGGGACTCAGGACACTGGAAACGCGACCGGCGGACAATCCGTTTCACGCGTTGGCTACAGAAGGCATGGTTGCGGCGACGCAATACACGGATGGTCCGGAAAAACTGCGGGAACGGATGGGAATGGCTGAATGGCTGACGGAAAACCTGCGCGGGTGTATTGACGAGAGTATGGCGAAAATGCAGGACGGTCTGTCCGTTCTGGCATCTATCGGGGCGACGGCTCCGTTTATCGGCCTGTTCGGCACAGTCTGGGGAATTTATCATGCGCTGGTTTCCATCGGCATTTCCGGACAGGCGTCCATCGACAGGATCGCCGGGCCGGTCGGCGAGTCGCTTGTCATGACGGCACTCGGTCTGGCTGTCGCGATTCCGGCTGTTCTCGGTTATAACGCGCTGGGCCGGATCAACCGGCGTATGGCCGGAGAACTCAACCGTTTCGCCCGTCAGCTGTACGGCTGGTTTTTGACCGGTTCGCCGGTCGTCCCGGAGAACGTTCGTCCGGAGGAAAACTGA
- a CDS encoding MFS transporter: MTSNPVTTDMTTTSPETAKTTGHGHATRFVFLALGLAISAWAVLVPYAKTRLAVDEAVLGLLLLLIGSGAILSMPFAGWLTSRYGCRRTLVVSTTVFMLSLIALAFVSSPWSFGISLFLFGASSGVVDVAMNIQAILVEKERNRSMMSGFHGMYSIGGFFGAVILSLLLKTGLSPLAATCCLCITLIVLLMAVFARYLFPYGNEGKSRSFFVFPKGSILLLGLLCFIMYMGDGVVLDWGALFMTTTKAVAPDTAGLAFAVFSVAISTGRLFGDRLVEWLGIRKVMTASSIIAAAGFVCVMAAPSTITAFAGFIIVGLGASNLIPILFSIASHQRIMPVNLAISSVTTLGYLGLLVGPPMMGFIAHASSLYAVFGIIAVLMIFVGIASRKLHNL; encoded by the coding sequence ATGACAAGTAACCCCGTGACAACCGATATGACCACGACATCTCCCGAAACGGCCAAAACGACAGGTCACGGACATGCCACCCGGTTTGTTTTTCTGGCACTGGGACTGGCCATTTCTGCCTGGGCAGTACTCGTCCCGTATGCCAAGACGCGTCTGGCCGTCGATGAAGCCGTTCTGGGTCTTTTGCTGCTTCTGATCGGTTCCGGCGCCATCTTGTCGATGCCGTTCGCCGGCTGGCTGACCAGCAGATACGGATGCCGCCGGACACTGGTCGTTTCCACCACCGTGTTCATGCTGTCTTTGATCGCGCTGGCCTTTGTTTCCTCACCCTGGTCGTTCGGCATTTCCCTGTTTCTTTTCGGTGCCTCGTCAGGCGTGGTGGACGTCGCCATGAACATTCAGGCCATTCTTGTCGAAAAGGAACGCAACCGCAGCATGATGTCCGGGTTCCACGGCATGTACAGTATCGGTGGTTTTTTCGGAGCGGTCATACTTTCCCTGCTGCTGAAAACGGGACTGTCTCCACTGGCCGCCACATGCTGTCTGTGCATCACCCTGATCGTACTGCTCATGGCCGTTTTCGCACGATACCTGTTTCCGTACGGCAATGAAGGAAAAAGCCGTTCCTTTTTCGTTTTTCCAAAAGGCAGTATCCTCCTTTTGGGACTGCTGTGCTTCATCATGTACATGGGTGACGGTGTCGTGCTCGACTGGGGAGCGCTTTTCATGACGACCACCAAGGCAGTCGCTCCCGACACGGCTGGCCTCGCTTTTGCTGTTTTTTCCGTCGCCATCTCGACAGGACGCCTGTTCGGCGACCGTCTCGTGGAATGGCTCGGCATCCGTAAAGTCATGACGGCAAGCAGTATCATCGCGGCAGCCGGGTTCGTCTGCGTCATGGCGGCCCCCTCGACGATCACGGCTTTTGCCGGATTCATCATCGTCGGACTGGGCGCGTCCAATCTCATTCCGATCCTGTTTTCCATCGCGTCCCACCAGAGAATCATGCCAGTCAATCTGGCCATTTCTTCTGTCACAACGCTGGGTTATCTCGGTCTTCTGGTCGGTCCGCCGATGATGGGATTCATCGCTCATGCCAGCAGCCTTTATGCCGTTTTCGGTATCATTGCCGTCTTGATGATTTTTGTCGGAATCGCATCGCGCAAACTGCACAACCTCTGA
- a CDS encoding uracil-DNA glycosylase family protein — protein MSELDENTRRRYLKEMGITVWSLRDTVPVPEMPAAAAAVQSETVVPEAEKRHIVSSHRPVRQDVSPAPEPDIPSFLSDLPPPEAFFDNLPPPSSFHDDIPLPVHPEPEFVPSSETASVQAPDSWEKILGEIGHCKRCHLCRTRHKVVPGIGDRNADWLFVGEGPGFHEDQQGEPFVGRSGKLLDAMMAAMHMKRGENVYIANVVKCRASNEAGKDRQPTEEEAATCMPYLERQIDLIKPKIMVALGKTAAVALLNTGRDVSLGSLRNREHFFRNGGRKIPLVVTYHPSYLLRTPAGKKQAWQDLCRAMDIYDAEKKKEA, from the coding sequence ATGAGTGAACTGGATGAAAACACCCGTCGGCGCTATCTGAAAGAAATGGGAATCACCGTCTGGTCTCTCCGCGATACCGTGCCGGTGCCAGAAATGCCGGCTGCCGCTGCAGCCGTACAGTCCGAAACAGTGGTCCCCGAAGCGGAAAAACGGCACATTGTTTCATCACATCGTCCCGTCCGGCAGGATGTCTCTCCGGCGCCGGAACCGGACATACCGTCCTTTCTTTCCGATTTGCCGCCGCCCGAAGCGTTTTTCGACAATTTGCCGCCACCGTCATCTTTCCATGACGACATTCCCCTGCCGGTGCATCCGGAACCGGAATTCGTGCCGTCATCCGAAACGGCAAGCGTGCAGGCGCCGGACAGCTGGGAAAAAATACTCGGGGAAATCGGCCACTGCAAACGTTGCCACCTGTGCCGGACACGCCACAAAGTCGTGCCGGGAATCGGGGACAGAAACGCCGACTGGCTGTTCGTCGGCGAAGGCCCCGGATTTCATGAAGACCAGCAAGGCGAACCGTTCGTCGGCCGTTCCGGCAAACTGCTCGATGCCATGATGGCTGCCATGCACATGAAACGCGGAGAAAACGTCTATATCGCCAACGTCGTCAAATGCCGGGCCAGCAACGAAGCCGGGAAAGACCGCCAGCCGACGGAAGAGGAAGCCGCTACCTGCATGCCGTATCTGGAACGCCAGATCGATCTGATCAAACCGAAAATCATGGTCGCCCTCGGCAAGACGGCAGCTGTCGCACTATTGAATACCGGCCGCGATGTATCGCTCGGATCGCTCAGGAACCGGGAACACTTTTTCCGTAACGGTGGCCGCAAAATTCCGCTGGTCGTCACCTACCATCCTTCCTATCTGTTGCGTACGCCGGCGGGCAAAAAACAGGCATGGCAGGATCTGTGCCGTGCCATGGACATTTACGACGCCGAAAAGAAAAAAGAAGCCTAA